The following are encoded in a window of Flavobacterium sp. WC2421 genomic DNA:
- a CDS encoding UvrD-helicase domain-containing protein, which yields MNSNFYHDLGLIKKDDQQFEAYNSMANTVVIAGPGSGKTRVLSLKAMALSKMHINEPSGLACISFSRESVRELESRLKSYGYVPNKRDFIGTVHGFSLVHVIQPFAHLYPQYQVKYPIKIIDSDNQRKIYNTVLQEMGIEDPKRLPLVEINRCRALSLEGISGVTITSTETIQQAASRFEELLMESDFLDFTSIINLSATLIREQEFVRKSLRSKFPWLLVDEYQDLGKPLHEMVLELTFNAGIKLYAVGDVNQSIYGFTGGYPDFLEELKNNDDIHLVELEANYRSSPYIIEASLGTLQLKPPLPNYSSKNLTDEAADFVFVTCKEDMDDQYRTVSQKIIPKLTEKGVSLNEIGIIVGWNQNVAEMAQSLQTRQIPFFIAKWDFENSEVLIWLQKCAGWCIQHEQISFEELFNFWRKLLYTHEDDRRFLPDIELKVKLHKVLTKSITKATVFDWCTFLIDQLDIKATLATSELYPDEIANLDILLDEARLRNLKGAPLSRLANLRTPNDEVTISTRHSCKGLEFEVVIMLGMEDGNFPFYLHKDDEIALAEDSRLCYVCVSRAKKTCILLYSSINNVYKYDKHYRFNKSPSPFWSILHEKFGTDDNTFSQDSFQ from the coding sequence ATGAATAGCAACTTTTATCATGATCTGGGTCTGATAAAAAAAGACGATCAGCAATTTGAAGCCTACAATTCGATGGCTAACACAGTTGTTATTGCCGGGCCGGGAAGCGGCAAGACTAGGGTGCTTTCTTTGAAAGCTATGGCTTTGTCCAAAATGCACATAAATGAACCATCGGGTTTGGCTTGCATTAGTTTTAGTAGGGAATCTGTTAGAGAGCTGGAAAGCCGATTGAAGAGCTATGGCTATGTTCCTAACAAACGTGATTTTATTGGAACCGTACACGGCTTCAGTTTGGTACATGTTATACAACCTTTCGCCCACCTATACCCGCAATATCAAGTTAAATATCCAATTAAAATAATCGACTCTGATAATCAGCGAAAGATTTACAATACGGTATTGCAAGAAATGGGAATCGAGGATCCAAAAAGGCTACCCCTAGTTGAGATAAATAGATGCAGAGCTTTAAGTCTGGAAGGGATAAGTGGCGTGACCATCACATCGACAGAAACGATACAGCAAGCAGCAAGCCGTTTCGAAGAACTATTAATGGAATCTGACTTCCTCGACTTCACTAGTATCATAAACCTTTCTGCGACATTAATCAGAGAGCAAGAATTCGTTAGGAAGTCATTACGAAGTAAATTCCCATGGCTTTTGGTTGACGAGTATCAGGATCTCGGCAAACCTTTACATGAAATGGTTCTAGAGCTTACTTTCAATGCAGGTATAAAGTTGTACGCAGTTGGAGATGTAAATCAATCGATTTATGGATTCACCGGTGGGTATCCGGATTTTCTGGAGGAACTGAAAAACAACGATGATATCCATCTAGTGGAATTAGAAGCTAACTACCGTAGTTCCCCGTATATTATCGAAGCTTCACTAGGTACGCTTCAGCTAAAGCCTCCTTTGCCAAATTATTCTTCCAAGAACTTAACTGATGAGGCAGCGGATTTCGTTTTTGTTACCTGTAAAGAAGATATGGATGACCAATATCGAACGGTATCCCAAAAAATTATTCCAAAACTTACTGAAAAAGGAGTTTCTTTGAATGAAATCGGTATCATCGTGGGGTGGAATCAAAATGTAGCCGAAATGGCGCAGTCACTCCAAACCAGACAAATCCCGTTCTTCATTGCAAAATGGGATTTCGAAAACAGTGAAGTTCTTATATGGTTACAAAAATGTGCTGGTTGGTGCATTCAACACGAACAAATATCCTTCGAAGAGCTTTTTAATTTTTGGAGAAAACTCCTTTACACGCATGAAGACGATAGACGTTTCCTTCCCGATATAGAACTCAAGGTTAAACTTCATAAAGTTTTGACCAAGTCGATTACAAAAGCAACAGTTTTTGATTGGTGTACTTTCCTCATTGACCAACTTGATATTAAAGCAACTTTAGCCACTTCTGAGCTATATCCTGACGAAATAGCAAATCTTGACATTCTTCTTGATGAAGCGAGGCTACGAAATTTAAAGGGTGCACCGCTAAGTCGGTTGGCAAATCTTAGAACGCCGAATGACGAAGTTACAATAAGTACCAGACACAGCTGTAAGGGCTTAGAATTTGAAGTCGTAATAATGTTAGGAATGGAGGACGGTAATTTCCCTTTCTATTTGCATAAAGATGACGAAATCGCTTTGGCAGAAGACTCCCGATTATGCTATGTTTGCGTCAGTCGGGCTAAGAAAACCTGTATTCTTTTGTACTCTAGCATCAACAACGTATATAAATATGATAAGCATTACCGATTTAATAAGAGTCCATCGCCTTTTTGGTCCATACTCCATGAAAAATTTGGCACTGATGATAACACTTTTTCCCAGGACAGTTTCCAATAA
- a CDS encoding ATP-dependent endonuclease, giving the protein MANQYNPYISRVQIKNFRNFLDLDVKLDHKQVVLGENNVGKTNFLRAIQLILDRDFSDQDRTLTEKDFHDSLEDPMVNGDEIEITLQIRGYEHSNKLLAQFDDAAVDSDPPTLQFRYRFFPERNDKGQIVRYTYAIYKGNGDNKNFSHDDRNYINIHVIRALRDVERELRAGKGSTLYQLVKTYDISKEDLEEISSEMQDAADKILELDEIVHIKVALQSRFNTLSGLQVDTEISLQTFDVDTERLLYALQVYMGLEKRPISELSLGLANILYISLMLLLLKDRTVTPVLKAERYAELEALEGADVLVKSYEVSESGKFILKNNIEPEQYKALYEFMDENNYKFQAFTILAVEEPEAHLHPLLQRLIYREVLHKSGTSVIFTSHSTFITSISPLNYIVHIRKVGDGSQAFSTVELGLSDWDKKDIERYVDAKRGEIYFGKLILLVEGIAEEYIIPAAANKLGTPLDDYGIIVCNVNSTNFKPYIQLLETLEIPWILFTDGDYYRKVTLTVDGKTKTTREYHRMHEDGDDLGYAGNENVGAILSDLGIILKIPDTIPDQEDIFRENGCFVGNYTMEVDMFKEMDTDDLTTIKKMYQELTNGGPKKLKNFNDALDGKDYWAALSKIEASISKGRFAQRLASEMTEDMIPGYISDGIARAITIVKEQYE; this is encoded by the coding sequence ATGGCAAATCAATACAATCCGTATATCTCAAGGGTTCAAATCAAAAACTTTAGGAATTTTCTTGACTTAGACGTCAAACTTGACCACAAACAGGTAGTTCTGGGCGAGAACAATGTTGGGAAAACAAATTTTTTGCGCGCTATCCAACTTATTTTGGACAGGGATTTTTCGGACCAAGACCGCACGCTAACTGAAAAGGATTTTCATGATAGCTTGGAAGACCCGATGGTGAATGGGGACGAAATTGAGATTACTCTCCAAATTAGAGGTTACGAGCACAGCAATAAACTTTTAGCACAATTCGACGATGCAGCCGTCGATTCTGATCCACCGACTTTGCAATTCCGGTACAGGTTTTTTCCGGAAAGGAATGACAAAGGCCAAATTGTAAGATATACTTATGCTATCTATAAAGGTAATGGTGATAACAAGAATTTTTCGCACGACGACCGCAACTACATAAATATACATGTTATCAGAGCGCTCCGGGATGTTGAAAGAGAGTTGAGGGCTGGTAAAGGGTCAACGCTATATCAGCTCGTAAAGACCTATGATATTTCAAAAGAGGACCTGGAAGAGATATCATCCGAAATGCAGGATGCGGCGGATAAAATTCTAGAACTTGACGAAATCGTCCATATTAAAGTGGCATTGCAGTCGCGCTTCAACACGCTCTCAGGTCTTCAGGTGGACACCGAGATTTCGTTGCAAACTTTTGATGTCGATACTGAAAGACTATTATATGCTCTCCAAGTTTATATGGGCCTTGAAAAAAGGCCGATATCGGAACTGAGCCTAGGATTAGCGAACATCCTATACATCTCCCTTATGCTTCTTTTATTGAAAGATCGAACCGTTACACCAGTCCTGAAAGCCGAAAGATATGCCGAGCTCGAAGCTTTGGAGGGTGCAGATGTCTTAGTTAAATCTTACGAAGTGAGTGAAAGCGGTAAATTTATCCTGAAGAATAACATTGAACCCGAACAGTATAAGGCATTATACGAATTCATGGATGAGAACAATTACAAATTCCAAGCTTTTACAATTCTTGCCGTCGAGGAGCCTGAGGCTCATTTACATCCACTTCTTCAAAGGCTAATTTACAGGGAGGTTTTGCACAAAAGCGGTACATCCGTCATTTTCACATCCCATTCTACTTTCATCACCTCGATTTCGCCATTGAACTACATTGTTCATATTCGGAAAGTCGGTGATGGAAGTCAGGCCTTTTCTACAGTTGAATTGGGATTAAGTGATTGGGATAAAAAAGATATAGAACGTTATGTAGATGCCAAAAGGGGAGAAATTTATTTCGGCAAATTAATCCTCTTGGTCGAAGGTATTGCTGAAGAATACATTATTCCGGCAGCGGCTAATAAGCTTGGCACACCGCTTGACGATTATGGTATAATAGTGTGTAACGTAAATTCAACGAATTTCAAACCGTACATTCAGCTTTTAGAAACCTTAGAAATTCCATGGATATTATTCACGGATGGTGATTATTACCGAAAAGTGACGCTGACTGTCGACGGCAAAACCAAAACAACTCGCGAATACCATAGGATGCATGAAGACGGAGATGATCTCGGTTATGCTGGTAACGAAAACGTAGGGGCAATATTATCGGATTTAGGCATTATTTTAAAGATTCCCGATACTATTCCCGATCAAGAAGACATTTTTAGAGAGAATGGCTGTTTCGTAGGAAATTACACAATGGAAGTCGATATGTTCAAAGAAATGGATACTGATGATCTTACGACAATTAAAAAAATGTATCAAGAGTTGACAAACGGTGGGCCCAAAAAACTTAAAAATTTCAATGATGCTTTGGACGGTAAAGATTATTGGGCCGCATTGTCGAAAATAGAAGCGAGTATCAGCAAAGGGAGGTTTGCTCAACGTCTCGCTAGTGAAATGACAGAAGATATGATACCTGGATACATATCTGATGGAATTGCAAGAGCGATAACAATTGTAAAGGAACAGTATGAATAG
- a CDS encoding DUF4917 family protein → MEIEKLMTYQEVVASLNKKKRKKHLLFGNGFSMAFDNNIFSYNALSKFIEDSGDPMVTKLFERLNTKNFELIMQQLDNFCEIADLFSNDKTLVPKIKSVTEQLKNSLIDAVKELHPEHVFKIPDEKSESCMKFLQEYISRDGLVFSTNYDLLLYWVLIRNQVKNAIDGFGRDLETDLDSGEYIPPEDFEYSELRWGKYKKEMTVFHLHGTLPIFDTGINIVKVEYDNAHYLLENVKERIDNKEYPIFVTAGNGQEKLNHIMHNKYLTHCYDQLCTIEGSLVTFGFNFGEYDHHIIDAVNKAAKMGQKVKDKLWSVYIGVYSDENLEYINEIKDKFKCKVTPYNARTANIWNN, encoded by the coding sequence ATGGAAATAGAAAAACTAATGACTTACCAAGAAGTTGTCGCTTCTTTGAACAAGAAAAAAAGGAAAAAGCATTTACTATTTGGGAATGGTTTTAGTATGGCTTTTGACAACAATATATTCTCATATAATGCATTAAGCAAATTTATCGAAGATAGTGGCGATCCAATGGTTACAAAACTTTTTGAAAGACTTAATACAAAGAATTTTGAATTAATAATGCAACAACTCGATAACTTTTGTGAAATAGCGGACTTATTTAGTAATGACAAAACTTTAGTTCCAAAAATAAAATCAGTTACGGAACAGTTAAAGAACAGCTTAATAGATGCCGTAAAAGAATTGCATCCTGAACACGTCTTCAAAATTCCTGATGAAAAGAGTGAGTCTTGTATGAAGTTTTTACAGGAATACATATCTCGTGATGGGTTAGTTTTTTCAACTAATTATGATTTACTTTTATATTGGGTTTTAATAAGAAATCAAGTAAAAAATGCAATCGATGGATTTGGACGAGATTTAGAAACCGATTTGGATAGTGGAGAATACATTCCGCCAGAGGATTTTGAGTATTCCGAATTGAGATGGGGAAAATATAAAAAAGAGATGACCGTATTTCATCTACACGGAACTTTACCAATATTCGATACTGGAATAAATATAGTAAAAGTGGAATATGACAACGCTCATTATTTACTTGAGAATGTCAAGGAAAGAATTGACAACAAAGAATACCCAATTTTTGTTACTGCTGGAAACGGGCAAGAAAAACTGAACCATATTATGCACAATAAATATCTAACTCATTGTTATGACCAATTGTGTACTATCGAGGGCTCGCTAGTAACCTTCGGATTTAATTTCGGAGAATATGACCATCACATTATTGATGCTGTAAATAAAGCAGCTAAAATGGGACAAAAAGTGAAAGACAAACTTTGGAGTGTTTACATCGGAGTATACTCAGATGAGAATTTAGAGTATATAAATGAAATTAAGGACAAGTTTAAATGTAAAGTAACACCTTACAATGCACGGACAGCTAACATTTGGAATAATTAA
- a CDS encoding DUF6150 family protein → MALIKIKESRSASDILVCEVTSRSVADLLVCKVESRSVARGNDHLWCFVESSSVADSKICFVNSRSVADLLICYVNSRSVAGWKKEHPLKGKIGN, encoded by the coding sequence ATGGCACTAATTAAAATAAAAGAATCTCGTAGCGCATCTGACATTTTAGTATGCGAAGTTACATCTAGAAGTGTTGCAGACCTATTAGTTTGTAAAGTGGAATCAAGAAGTGTAGCAAGAGGAAATGACCATTTATGGTGTTTTGTTGAGTCATCTTCGGTAGCCGACTCTAAAATTTGTTTTGTAAATTCTAGGTCTGTTGCTGATTTGTTAATCTGTTACGTAAACTCAAGAAGTGTAGCGGGATGGAAAAAAGAACATCCGTTAAAAGGAAAAATAGGAAATTAA
- a CDS encoding CRISPR-associated protein Cas2: MKKSYLIGYDLNKSGQDYATLIDEIKKLGTWWHCLDSTFIVKSSSTAALIRDHLKKFIDSNDELLVVCLTGEGAWTGFSKDCSDWLKNNL, from the coding sequence ATGAAGAAAAGTTATTTAATTGGTTATGATTTAAACAAATCAGGTCAAGATTATGCAACCCTAATTGACGAAATTAAAAAATTAGGAACTTGGTGGCATTGTTTAGATAGTACTTTTATTGTTAAATCTTCGTCAACAGCAGCTTTAATTCGAGACCATTTGAAAAAATTTATTGATTCAAATGATGAACTTTTAGTAGTTTGCTTAACTGGAGAAGGAGCTTGGACTGGATTTAGTAAAGATTGTTCCGACTGGCTAAAAAATAATCTATAA
- a CDS encoding SIR2 family protein, which translates to MNIKEFVGKFKSHPVLFIGTGVSLRYLNNSYSWDSLLKSICKIIYSNEEKYLDIKAKYIIDNGVFDFPKIGFDIEEDFNQFLMDNRNGDYKQINDQYYESIANGKPISRFKLYISYLLKDLDFDPSKKDEIELLKQLKNNISSVITTNYDTLLESVIGFKPLIGNDILLSNPYGALYKIHGCVSDPSKIIISEGDYQKSKSQDELIRAQLLSLFIHNPVIFLGYGAQDENVNNILKTVFKYTEYNTEAFKKIKENFLIVEYVADSNNQEISDYHLKIEDIPIQIKKLQTDNYSALFKELIEAKYPISAIDIRKVQNIMYEIIDTARSSDKKSVREVVVVESNEQLNNEDRVLVITYGNRDTAKTIKQTVFKEKLIPEHMSVNDFIINYFEIIDEKNKERIKVIDHLIIAKNIYFPILGFKKIYFKLKNAEKIEQIQKQILDRFTNKFSEKPKKFKKHSSIDEIYKDSTIVTSNKHLSIVFNVWNNNIPLEDIEKFLRNYNEDKSDSKYRRLITLYDYKKYK; encoded by the coding sequence ATGAATATTAAAGAATTTGTAGGGAAATTCAAAAGTCACCCTGTGCTTTTTATTGGAACTGGAGTAAGTTTAAGATACTTGAACAATTCATACAGCTGGGATAGTTTGCTTAAGAGTATTTGTAAAATAATATATTCAAATGAAGAAAAATATTTAGATATTAAAGCTAAATATATAATAGATAATGGTGTATTTGATTTTCCTAAAATTGGATTTGATATAGAAGAAGATTTTAATCAATTTCTTATGGATAACAGAAATGGAGATTATAAGCAAATTAATGACCAATATTATGAATCTATAGCAAATGGAAAACCAATCAGTAGATTCAAATTATACATTTCGTATCTATTAAAAGATCTTGATTTTGACCCATCTAAGAAAGATGAAATTGAGCTTTTAAAGCAACTTAAGAATAACATCTCTTCCGTCATAACTACTAATTACGATACACTTCTAGAAAGTGTAATCGGATTCAAACCTTTAATTGGTAATGATATATTATTATCAAATCCTTACGGAGCGCTTTACAAAATACATGGCTGTGTATCAGATCCTTCTAAGATAATTATTTCAGAAGGAGATTATCAAAAATCAAAAAGTCAGGATGAATTAATAAGAGCTCAATTACTTTCTCTTTTTATTCATAATCCAGTGATTTTTTTAGGCTACGGGGCCCAAGATGAAAACGTTAATAACATTTTAAAAACGGTATTTAAATATACAGAATACAATACAGAAGCTTTTAAAAAAATTAAAGAAAATTTTTTAATAGTAGAATATGTGGCAGATTCAAATAATCAAGAGATATCCGATTATCATTTAAAAATTGAAGACATTCCAATACAAATAAAAAAACTTCAAACAGATAATTACTCCGCTCTTTTTAAAGAACTTATAGAAGCAAAATATCCTATTTCAGCAATCGATATTAGAAAAGTACAAAATATTATGTACGAAATAATAGATACTGCAAGGTCATCAGATAAAAAATCAGTTCGCGAAGTCGTAGTCGTAGAATCTAATGAACAATTAAATAATGAAGACAGAGTACTGGTTATAACATATGGGAATAGAGATACAGCAAAAACAATAAAGCAAACTGTGTTTAAGGAAAAGTTGATTCCCGAACATATGTCCGTAAATGATTTTATCATTAATTATTTTGAAATAATTGATGAAAAAAACAAAGAAAGAATAAAAGTTATCGATCACTTAATTATTGCTAAAAATATATATTTCCCAATATTAGGTTTTAAAAAAATATACTTTAAGTTAAAAAATGCAGAAAAAATAGAACAAATTCAAAAGCAAATTCTAGATAGGTTCACTAATAAATTTAGTGAAAAGCCAAAGAAATTTAAAAAACATTCATCCATCGATGAGATTTATAAAGATTCAACAATTGTAACTTCCAACAAACACTTATCTATTGTTTTCAATGTATGGAATAATAATATTCCATTAGAAGATATTGAAAAATTTTTAAGAAATTACAATGAAGATAAATCAGATTCAAAGTACAGAAGACTTATAACATTGTACGATTACAAAAAGTATAAATAG
- a CDS encoding site-specific integrase codes for MNTAVSVLFYIKRSKVNNDGICPIYVRVTVQSKRFEFSSNKFVNPEKWSNEGSKVKGNNEETRSINSHLEYLKSKILEAEKKLYKKDIIITSENLKNEIFDLHDNQRMLIPIFKDHNNKIKELVGKEYAPGTLERYTTSLKHTLEFLKWKYNISDIEITKIDHAFITDYEFYLRSVRNCANNTAVKYIKNFSKIIKICLANHWIERNPFANYKVKVKEVERVYLSEDEIQNILNKDFKTERLSLVRDIFLFSCFTGLAYIDVKNLTKSHISLGIDGEKWIFTHRQKTESASKIPILPITQMIIDKYEDHPECNNQNKLLPILSNQKMNAYLKEIAGVCEIEKELTFHIARHTFATTVTLTNGVPIESVSKMLGHKNIRTTQHYAKILDKKVSEDMMILRNKMLNCNNDKIIKNAN; via the coding sequence ATGAACACAGCCGTATCCGTTCTCTTTTATATAAAGAGATCAAAAGTCAATAATGATGGCATCTGCCCTATTTATGTACGTGTCACAGTACAATCTAAACGATTTGAATTTAGTAGCAACAAATTTGTTAATCCTGAGAAATGGTCAAATGAAGGATCTAAAGTGAAAGGAAACAATGAAGAGACTCGTTCAATAAACAGTCACCTTGAATATTTAAAATCTAAAATTTTAGAAGCTGAGAAAAAATTATACAAAAAGGATATTATTATAACTTCTGAAAATCTAAAGAATGAAATTTTTGATCTCCACGACAACCAACGAATGCTTATCCCCATTTTCAAGGATCACAACAACAAAATCAAAGAATTGGTTGGTAAAGAATATGCACCAGGAACATTAGAGCGCTATACCACCTCTCTAAAGCATACTCTCGAATTTCTCAAATGGAAATACAACATATCCGATATCGAAATCACTAAAATAGATCATGCCTTCATTACAGATTATGAATTCTATCTAAGAAGCGTTCGCAATTGCGCCAATAACACTGCCGTAAAATACATCAAGAACTTCAGCAAAATAATCAAGATCTGTTTGGCCAATCATTGGATAGAAAGAAATCCATTTGCTAACTACAAAGTGAAAGTTAAAGAAGTAGAAAGAGTCTATCTATCCGAAGACGAAATCCAAAATATACTCAACAAAGATTTCAAAACGGAACGATTATCGCTAGTGCGCGATATCTTCCTTTTCAGCTGTTTTACAGGCTTAGCCTACATTGATGTCAAAAACCTAACAAAGTCGCACATAAGCCTTGGAATCGACGGAGAGAAATGGATATTCACTCACCGTCAGAAAACCGAATCGGCTTCAAAAATTCCAATCCTTCCAATAACACAAATGATTATTGATAAATATGAGGACCATCCGGAATGCAATAACCAAAACAAACTACTTCCTATTTTGAGCAATCAAAAAATGAATGCGTATTTAAAAGAAATAGCGGGTGTTTGTGAAATCGAAAAAGAATTAACCTTCCACATTGCCAGACATACTTTTGCAACGACTGTAACACTCACAAATGGTGTTCCCATTGAAAGCGTGAGCAAAATGTTAGGACACAAAAATATCAGAACTACACAGCACTATGCTAAGATATTGGATAAAAAAGTGAGTGAAGATATGATGATTTTAAGGAACAAAATGTTAAACTGCAACAATGATAAAATTATCAAAAATGCTAATTAA
- the ribB gene encoding 3,4-dihydroxy-2-butanone-4-phosphate synthase: MVKNKIHLNTIEEAIEDIRQGKIIIVVDDEDRENEGDFLAAAEKVTPEMINFMATHGRGLICAPLTESRCKELGLHVMVTNNTDPMETAFTVSVDLRGNGVTTGISAADRAKTVLSLIDSNTKPHDLARPGHIFPLIAKQGGVLRRTGHTEAAIDFARLAGFKSAGVIVEIMNEDGTMARLPQLVKVAKKFDLKLVSIEALVAYRMQHDSLIVKKDDFDIQTRFGTFRLRAYEQTTNKQIHIALTKGNWNLGEAVLTRINSSQVNNDLLGTLTNNADQQLDDMFKVINEQGKGAVIFINQDMQSVNLLNRLAELKTLQATGEIKAPKIKIDSKDFGIGAQILHDIDISKIRLVSNTEQGKRVGMIGYGLEITEYVSY, encoded by the coding sequence ATGGTCAAAAATAAAATACACCTCAATACAATTGAAGAAGCAATTGAAGATATCCGTCAAGGAAAAATAATCATTGTTGTTGATGATGAAGACAGAGAAAATGAAGGTGATTTCTTGGCTGCTGCCGAAAAGGTAACTCCAGAAATGATCAACTTTATGGCTACACATGGACGTGGATTAATATGCGCTCCATTAACCGAAAGTCGTTGTAAAGAATTAGGATTGCATGTAATGGTTACCAATAATACGGATCCAATGGAAACGGCCTTTACTGTTTCAGTAGATTTAAGAGGAAACGGCGTAACTACAGGAATATCTGCTGCAGATAGAGCCAAAACCGTTTTATCACTTATCGATTCTAATACAAAACCACATGATTTAGCAAGACCCGGTCATATATTCCCTTTAATTGCAAAACAAGGTGGTGTACTAAGACGAACTGGTCATACTGAAGCTGCAATTGATTTTGCTAGACTAGCCGGATTTAAATCGGCTGGAGTTATCGTAGAGATCATGAATGAAGATGGTACAATGGCAAGATTACCACAATTAGTAAAAGTGGCGAAAAAATTTGATTTGAAATTAGTTTCTATTGAGGCACTTGTTGCATACAGAATGCAACATGACAGTTTGATTGTGAAAAAAGATGATTTTGATATCCAAACCCGTTTTGGAACTTTCCGTCTACGCGCTTACGAACAAACTACCAACAAACAAATTCATATTGCTTTGACAAAAGGGAATTGGAATTTAGGCGAGGCTGTTTTAACAAGAATCAATTCGTCTCAAGTAAATAATGACTTATTAGGCACTTTGACTAATAATGCAGACCAACAATTGGATGATATGTTTAAAGTCATTAACGAGCAAGGAAAAGGCGCTGTAATCTTTATTAATCAGGATATGCAATCGGTAAATTTATTAAATCGTTTGGCTGAGTTAAAAACATTACAAGCAACAGGAGAAATAAAAGCACCAAAAATTAAGATTGACAGCAAAGATTTTGGTATTGGAGCACAAATTCTTCACGATATAGACATTTCTAAGATTCGTTTGGTCTCTAATACCGAGCAAGGAAAACGTGTTGGAATGATTGGTTACGGTCTTGAAATAACAGAATACGTCAGCTATTAG